Genomic segment of Candidatus Poribacteria bacterium:
GGTGACGCGCGAACGCCTCTCCGTTCTCCGCGAAGCCGACACGATCTACATCGAAGAGCTCTACCGCGCCGGGCTCTACGACTCGATCTGGCAGGCGTTCTGCGTCTTGCTGCCCGTTCAGACGGTCGGCGTCATGGGCGACGAGCGTACCTACGAGGACGTGATCGCCCTGCGCGCCGTCGAGAGCACCGACGGCATGACGGCGGATTGGGCGCACATTCCCTACAAGGTTCTCGGCAGGATAGCCAATCGCATCATCAACGAGGTGCGAGGGGTGAACCGGGTGTGCTACGACGTCAGCTCGAAGCCCCCGGCGACCATCGAATGGGAATGACGCCCGGCTCGCGCGGGCTTGACAGCGCCGGACCTATCGGCAATCCCTCGGTGTGATCGGCTCGACAGCGAACCTTGGGGACGGCTCGACATGTCGCAAGAACGGCAACGGAGCTCCTCTTGCTGCGCCGAACGCGTTCCGGGCAGAAGCGACGACCTCCGCCAGGTCGTGCGCGAAGGCTACGCGGGCATCGCGCTGGCAGAAGACGAATCAACGGGCTGCTGCGGGGCGAGCGCCGACGACGTCGCCGCCGCTCTGGGGTACGACACCGACGACCTGGCTGCCCTCCCGGAAGGCGCGAACCTCGGACTCTCTTGCGGGAACCCGACGGCTCTCGCATCGCTCGTGCCCGGCGAGGTCGTTCTCGACCTCGGAAGCGGAGCGGGCTTGGACGTGTTCCTCGCCGCTCGCCGCGTCGGACCCGAGGGACGAGCCATCGGCGTCGATATGACTCCTGAGATGCTGTCCAAGGCTCGCCGCAACGCCGACGCCTTCCGAGACGCGACCGGCATGGACAACGTCGAGTTCCGGCTCGGAGAGATCGAGCACCTGCCTGTCGCGGACGCTTCGGTTGATGTCGTGATCTCGAACTGCGTCATCAACCTGTCGCCGGACAAGCCGCAGGTATGGCGAGAGATCGCGCGTGTGCTCAAGCCGGGCGGGAGAGTCGCCGTGTCGGACCTGGCTCTCCTTCAGACGCTGCCCCAGGCAGTCGCCGAGAGCATCGAGGCGCTCCTGGGATGCGTCGCCGGAGCCGTGCTGGTATCCGAGACGGAGCGCATGGCGTCTGATGTCGGTCTCGTGGACATCGCACTCGAGTCGGATGCGTCCTACATGGACGCCATGGCGGATTGGCGGGATCCGCTCTACGTTCGCATCGCGCAGGACCTGCCGAGGACTGCGGAGCCGTCGGATTACGTCACGAGCCTCAAGATCACGGCGCGGAAGCCCTGACGCTCTCACACCCAACTGGAGACGCTGAATGGACTACAAGTTCCTAGCAGACCTCGTGAAGGAAGTCGAAGTCCCGAAGGACGGTATTCTGAGCCGTCCGCTGTACTCCGATGCCGACGTCCGCGTCGTCCTGTTCGGGTTCTCGCAAGGGCAGGAGTTGTCGGAGCACACGGCGTCGATGCCAGCAATCCTACAGGTGCTCCAGGGCGAAGCGACCTTGGGTCTCGGCAGGGACAAGCTCGAGGCAGTCCCGGGCTCGTGGGCTTA
This window contains:
- the guaA gene encoding glutamine-hydrolyzing GMP synthase; this encodes IGREFINAFEDAVRDIGDVDFLAQGTLYPDVIESMSVRGPSATIKTHHNVGGLPENLRFSLIEPFRDLFKDEVRAVGRELGVPDAMLGRHPFPGPGLAVRVLGEVTRERLSVLREADTIYIEELYRAGLYDSIWQAFCVLLPVQTVGVMGDERTYEDVIALRAVESTDGMTADWAHIPYKVLGRIANRIINEVRGVNRVCYDVSSKPPATIEWE
- the arsM gene encoding arsenite methyltransferase, which gives rise to MSQERQRSSSCCAERVPGRSDDLRQVVREGYAGIALAEDESTGCCGASADDVAAALGYDTDDLAALPEGANLGLSCGNPTALASLVPGEVVLDLGSGAGLDVFLAARRVGPEGRAIGVDMTPEMLSKARRNADAFRDATGMDNVEFRLGEIEHLPVADASVDVVISNCVINLSPDKPQVWREIARVLKPGGRVAVSDLALLQTLPQAVAESIEALLGCVAGAVLVSETERMASDVGLVDIALESDASYMDAMADWRDPLYVRIAQDLPRTAEPSDYVTSLKITARKP
- a CDS encoding cupin domain-containing protein → MDYKFLADLVKEVEVPKDGILSRPLYSDADVRVVLFGFSQGQELSEHTASMPAILQVLQGEATLGLGRDKLEAVPGSWAYMPPNLPHSIVAKSPLLLLLVLVKTGAEEDEEEDEDVE